In Streptomyces sp. P3, one DNA window encodes the following:
- a CDS encoding aspartate ammonia-lyase — MSDYRIEHDSMGEVRVPAEAKWRAQTQRAVENFPVSGQRLERAHIEALARIKGAAAKVNAGLGVLDGEIAEAIQEAAREVAEGKWDEHFPVDVFQTGSGTSSNMNANEVLATLAGERLGREVHPNDHVNASQSSNDVFPSSIHIAATAAVTRDLIPALEHLADALGRKAEEFADVVKSGRTHLMDATPVTLGQEFGGYAAQVRYGVERLTASLPRLAELPLGGTAVGTGINTPPGFSAAVIEEVARSTGLPLTEARDHFEAQGARDGIVETSGQLRTVAVGLTKIANDLRWMASGPRTGLAEISLPDLQPGSSIMPGKVNPVIPEAVLMVAAQVVGNDATVATAGAAGNFELNVMLPVIAKNVLESVRLLANVSRLLADRTVDGIVAHRERAREYAESSPSVVTPLNKYIGYEEAAKVAKKALAERRTIRETVLAGGYVERGDLTVQQLDEALDVLRMTRP; from the coding sequence ATGAGCGACTACCGCATCGAGCACGACTCCATGGGCGAGGTCCGGGTGCCCGCCGAGGCCAAGTGGCGGGCGCAGACCCAGCGTGCCGTCGAGAACTTCCCCGTCTCCGGGCAGCGCCTCGAGCGGGCGCACATCGAGGCGCTCGCCCGGATCAAGGGGGCGGCGGCGAAGGTCAACGCCGGGCTCGGGGTGCTCGACGGGGAAATCGCCGAGGCGATCCAGGAGGCGGCCCGCGAGGTGGCCGAGGGGAAGTGGGACGAGCACTTCCCCGTGGACGTGTTCCAGACGGGGTCCGGCACATCGTCCAACATGAACGCCAACGAGGTGCTCGCCACCCTGGCCGGCGAACGGCTGGGCCGCGAGGTGCACCCCAACGACCACGTCAATGCCTCGCAGTCCTCCAACGACGTCTTCCCGTCCTCGATCCACATCGCCGCCACCGCCGCCGTCACACGTGATCTGATCCCCGCCCTGGAGCACCTGGCCGACGCCCTGGGCCGCAAGGCGGAGGAGTTCGCCGACGTCGTGAAGTCGGGACGGACCCACCTCATGGACGCCACGCCCGTCACCCTCGGCCAGGAGTTCGGCGGTTACGCCGCCCAGGTGCGATACGGCGTCGAGCGGCTCACCGCCTCCCTGCCCCGGCTCGCCGAGCTCCCGCTGGGCGGCACGGCCGTCGGCACCGGCATCAACACGCCGCCCGGTTTCTCCGCCGCCGTCATCGAGGAGGTCGCCCGGAGCACCGGGCTGCCGCTGACCGAGGCGCGCGACCACTTCGAGGCCCAGGGCGCGCGGGACGGGATCGTCGAGACCAGCGGGCAGCTGCGGACCGTCGCGGTGGGCCTCACGAAGATCGCCAACGATCTGCGGTGGATGGCCTCCGGGCCGCGTACCGGACTGGCCGAGATCAGCCTCCCCGACCTCCAGCCCGGATCCTCGATCATGCCCGGCAAGGTCAACCCGGTGATCCCGGAGGCCGTCCTGATGGTCGCCGCGCAGGTCGTCGGCAACGACGCGACGGTGGCCACGGCGGGCGCGGCGGGCAACTTCGAGCTGAACGTCATGCTGCCGGTGATCGCGAAGAACGTGCTGGAGTCGGTCCGGCTGCTCGCCAACGTGTCGCGGCTGCTCGCCGACCGCACCGTCGACGGGATCGTCGCCCACCGCGAACGCGCCCGCGAGTACGCCGAGTCCTCGCCCTCCGTCGTCACCCCGCTGAACAAGTACATCGGGTACGAGGAGGCCGCGAAGGTGGCCAAGAAGGCGCTCGCGGAGCGCAGGACGATCCGCGAGACGGTCCTCGCGGGCGGATACGTGGAACGCGGGGACCTGACGGTCCAGCAGCTCGACGAGGCCCTGGATGTCCTGCGGATGACGCGCCCGTGA
- a CDS encoding DUF402 domain-containing protein encodes MAEGEAVRRVGSGDATAFWAPGDRILWRYRENGGAGFHIARPVTVVRDDAQVLAVWLAPGTECVKPVLADGTPPHREPLRTRYTKPRTVQRDRWFGTGVLKLARPGEPWSVWLFWEPGWQFKNWYVNLEEPLVRWDGGVDSEDHFLDICVYPDHSWGWRDEDEFAQAQQDGLMDRTVAEQVLLAGRGALETIRAWGPPFDEGWQHWRPDPSWAVPLLPEDWDRTPAHMST; translated from the coding sequence ATGGCAGAAGGTGAAGCGGTGAGACGCGTGGGATCGGGCGATGCGACGGCCTTCTGGGCGCCCGGGGACCGGATCCTGTGGCGCTACCGGGAGAACGGCGGCGCGGGCTTCCACATCGCCCGCCCGGTCACCGTGGTGCGCGACGACGCGCAGGTGCTGGCGGTCTGGCTCGCGCCGGGCACCGAGTGCGTCAAGCCGGTGCTCGCGGACGGCACACCGCCGCACCGGGAGCCGCTGCGCACCCGCTACACCAAACCGCGCACGGTGCAGCGCGACCGCTGGTTCGGCACCGGTGTGCTGAAGCTGGCCCGGCCGGGCGAGCCCTGGTCGGTGTGGCTCTTCTGGGAGCCGGGCTGGCAGTTCAAGAACTGGTACGTCAACCTGGAGGAGCCGCTTGTCCGTTGGGACGGCGGAGTGGACTCCGAGGACCACTTTCTGGACATCTGCGTCTACCCCGATCACAGTTGGGGCTGGCGCGACGAGGACGAGTTCGCGCAGGCCCAGCAGGACGGACTGATGGACCGGACGGTCGCCGAACAGGTGCTGCTGGCGGGCCGCGGGGCGCTGGAAACGATCCGCGCCTGGGGGCCGCCGTTCGACGAGGGCTGGCAGCACTGGCGCCCGGATCCGTCCTGGGCCGTACCGTTGCTGCCGGAGGACTGGGACCGTACGCCCGCGCACATGTCCACATGA
- a CDS encoding ATP-binding SpoIIE family protein phosphatase gives MTEQPTSYERPQGVDPTDPRGALLHTPAPAPGPSALPPDASGTTTCGKGGKGDMGGQGATGKDAADAEAGAGAEHSQPSATAESDTHRPRPAPESIPAQPGGDGHQERGPGGQERRAGVGVTPGRPTPMRREGDRLRFVGAATRRIARGLDLDEIVMGLCRATVPTFSDAILVYLRDPLPVGDERPVADRIMLRLRRTDRIPEERDTETGFAALALPLPEPAELTAELSASVGDMCEVRPGGALAEVLRGVRPVFADHPAARAALPELLGTDSTLAVPGGQRAILAPLRGRRRVIGAAVFLRRPERIPFENDDLLVAAQLATHSALGIDKAVLYDREAYIADELQRTMLPETLPRPTGVRLASRYLPAAETARVGGDWYDAIPLPGSRVALVVGDVMGHSMTSAAIMGQLRTTAQTLAGLDLPPQEVLHHLDEQAQRLGTDRMATCLYAVYDPVAHRITIANAGHPPPILLHLGGRAEVLRVPPGAPIGVGGVDFEAVELDAPAGATLLLYTDGLVESRLRDVATGIEQLREKLAATAQLTGPDHPPPLEALCDEVLDMLGPGDRDDDIALLAARFDGIAPSDVGYWLLEPEDAAPGRARRLARRALCRWGLEDMSDSVELLVSEVVTNAVRYASRPVTLRLLRTDVLRCEVGDDVPQLPRLRQARATDEGGRGLYLVNRLARRWGATRLSTGKVVWFELNRG, from the coding sequence GTGACGGAGCAGCCCACCTCCTACGAACGCCCCCAGGGCGTCGACCCCACGGACCCCCGTGGGGCACTCCTGCATACTCCGGCCCCCGCGCCGGGCCCGTCCGCCTTACCGCCCGACGCCTCGGGTACGACGACGTGCGGCAAGGGCGGAAAGGGCGACATGGGCGGCCAGGGAGCCACGGGTAAGGACGCGGCCGACGCGGAGGCGGGTGCGGGCGCCGAGCACTCCCAGCCCTCGGCGACCGCGGAGTCCGACACGCACCGGCCGCGCCCGGCGCCCGAGTCGATTCCGGCCCAGCCGGGCGGTGACGGGCACCAGGAGCGCGGTCCCGGCGGGCAGGAGCGGCGCGCCGGCGTCGGGGTGACGCCCGGCCGGCCCACGCCCATGCGGCGGGAGGGCGACCGGCTGCGGTTCGTGGGCGCCGCCACCCGGCGGATCGCCCGCGGTCTGGACCTGGACGAGATCGTGATGGGGCTGTGCCGGGCCACCGTGCCGACCTTCTCCGACGCGATCCTCGTCTATCTGCGCGATCCGCTGCCGGTCGGCGACGAGCGGCCCGTGGCGGACCGCATCATGCTGCGGCTGCGCCGCACCGACCGGATCCCGGAGGAGCGGGACACCGAGACCGGTTTCGCGGCGCTGGCCCTGCCGCTCCCGGAGCCGGCGGAGCTGACCGCGGAGCTGTCGGCCTCGGTCGGCGACATGTGCGAGGTGCGGCCCGGCGGGGCGCTCGCGGAGGTGCTGCGCGGGGTGCGTCCGGTGTTCGCCGACCATCCGGCCGCACGCGCCGCGCTGCCCGAACTCCTGGGCACGGACAGCACCTTGGCGGTGCCGGGCGGTCAGCGGGCCATCCTGGCCCCGCTGCGGGGCCGTCGCCGGGTGATCGGCGCCGCGGTGTTCCTGCGCCGTCCGGAGCGCATCCCGTTCGAGAACGACGACCTGCTGGTGGCCGCCCAGCTCGCCACCCACAGCGCCCTGGGCATCGACAAGGCGGTGCTGTACGACCGTGAGGCGTACATCGCCGACGAACTGCAGCGCACGATGCTGCCGGAGACCCTGCCGCGTCCCACGGGCGTGCGGCTGGCCTCCCGGTACCTTCCGGCGGCGGAGACCGCGCGGGTCGGCGGCGACTGGTACGACGCCATCCCGCTGCCCGGCAGCCGGGTGGCGCTGGTGGTGGGCGACGTCATGGGGCACTCCATGACGTCGGCGGCCATCATGGGTCAGCTGCGCACCACGGCGCAGACGCTCGCCGGTCTCGACCTGCCGCCGCAGGAGGTTCTGCACCACCTCGACGAGCAGGCCCAGCGGCTGGGCACCGACCGTATGGCGACCTGCCTGTACGCCGTCTACGACCCGGTCGCGCACCGCATCACCATCGCCAACGCCGGCCATCCGCCGCCCATCCTGCTGCATCTGGGCGGCCGGGCGGAGGTGCTGCGGGTTCCGCCGGGCGCGCCGATCGGCGTCGGCGGGGTCGACTTCGAGGCGGTGGAGCTGGACGCGCCGGCCGGGGCGACGCTGCTGCTGTACACCGACGGCCTGGTGGAGTCCCGGCTGCGGGACGTGGCGACGGGCATAGAGCAGCTGCGGGAGAAACTCGCGGCCACCGCGCAGCTCACCGGCCCCGACCATCCGCCGCCGCTGGAGGCGCTGTGCGACGAGGTGCTCGACATGCTCGGCCCGGGCGACCGGGACGACGACATCGCGCTGCTCGCCGCCCGCTTCGACGGGATCGCGCCGAGCGACGTGGGGTACTGGCTGCTGGAACCGGAGGACGCGGCGCCGGGCCGGGCCCGTCGGCTGGCCCGGCGGGCGCTGTGCCGGTGGGGTCTGGAGGACATGTCCGACTCGGTGGAGCTGCTGGTCAGCGAGGTCGTCACCAATGCGGTGCGGTATGCCTCGCGGCCGGTGACGCTGCGGCTGCTGCGCACCGACGTGCTGCGCTGCGAGGTCGGGGACGACGTGCCGCAGTTGCCCAGGCTGCGGCAGGCCCGGGCGACAGACGAGGGTGGTCGTGGTCTCTACCTGGTCAACCGGCTTGCCCGGCGCTGGGGTGCGACGCGGCTGAGCACCGGCAAGGTGGTCTGGTTCGAGCTGAACCGGGGGTAG
- a CDS encoding transglycosylase domain-containing protein, protein MGRAEERRARQRGGRRAAPRNRSTETESVAPPAPGTTGGTGAATGGRAAARRGAKKSAKGGRGKAGKAGKKDKSLIRRIFTWKKILGTFLGLAVAVIGAFVWLYMSTPIPKGNPDADLQSNVYKYGGGAILARDGTVNRENVDLASVPKAVQHTFVAAENKTFYTDAGVDFKGTTRGILNTLMGKGAQGGSTITQQYVKNYYLSQEQTVTRKLKELVISLKLDREESKDYILAGYINTSYYGRGAYGIQAAAQAYYRVDADKLSVAQGAYLAALLQAPSQYDWAAASPTGKRLVTARWNYVLDNMVEQDWLKKSERDAMKFPVPLDPKPAPGKEGQVGYLVDAANAELARQLVAQGAADDLESANALVRKGGWNIELNIDKGKQKKLEETVKEQLTSKLDKKKRKVDGNVQAGAVSVNPKTGAVEAMYGGVGYTDHFVNNATRTDYQPASTFKPVILAAAFDENAKTQKGEQITADTIYDGTSKRPVVGSDIGFAPENEDDQDYGDVTVQTALNQSINSVFAQMGVDVGMPEVLKVAGNLGMDTKGLKAVPAQTLGTMSASPLQMAGVYATLDNHGKKVTPTIIKSAQNSAHPSFKLAKAIGGQVIDREAADSVTSVLTGVVDDGTARKSVRDNPLRKGQKVAGKTGTSDNNKSAWFTGYTPDLVTSVGLFGEDAKTHAQVPLTGATTGLTGTAGRINGGTFPAQIWATYTFGVSTEVSKFDLDTDQGAAVRTAPPSPSSSPKPSSSPSSSPKPSSSPSSSPKPSTSPSSSPSSSPKPSTSPTGGNSTEPSPDQPPTGPGDPANPLVGQ, encoded by the coding sequence ATGGGACGAGCGGAAGAGAGACGAGCGCGACAGCGCGGTGGCCGCCGCGCGGCGCCCAGGAACCGCTCGACGGAGACGGAGTCGGTGGCGCCCCCCGCACCCGGGACCACCGGCGGGACCGGCGCCGCGACCGGCGGTCGCGCGGCCGCCCGCAGAGGCGCGAAGAAGAGCGCCAAGGGCGGCAGGGGGAAGGCGGGGAAGGCCGGCAAGAAGGACAAGAGCCTCATACGCCGGATCTTCACCTGGAAGAAGATACTGGGCACGTTCCTCGGCCTCGCCGTCGCCGTGATCGGCGCCTTCGTCTGGCTGTACATGAGCACGCCGATCCCCAAGGGCAATCCCGACGCCGACCTGCAGAGCAACGTCTACAAGTACGGCGGCGGCGCCATCCTCGCCCGCGACGGCACGGTCAACCGGGAGAACGTCGACCTCGCCTCGGTGCCCAAGGCCGTCCAGCACACCTTCGTCGCCGCCGAGAACAAGACCTTCTACACCGACGCCGGCGTCGACTTCAAGGGCACCACCCGAGGCATCCTCAACACCCTCATGGGCAAGGGCGCGCAGGGCGGTTCGACGATCACCCAGCAGTACGTCAAGAACTACTACCTGAGCCAGGAACAGACCGTCACGCGCAAGCTGAAGGAACTGGTCATCTCCCTCAAGCTGGACCGGGAGGAGTCCAAGGACTACATCCTGGCCGGCTACATCAACACCAGTTACTACGGCCGCGGCGCGTACGGCATCCAGGCCGCCGCCCAGGCCTACTACCGCGTCGACGCCGACAAGCTGTCCGTCGCGCAGGGCGCCTACCTCGCCGCGCTGCTGCAGGCGCCCAGCCAGTACGACTGGGCCGCCGCCTCCCCCACGGGCAAACGCCTGGTCACGGCCCGCTGGAACTACGTCCTGGACAACATGGTCGAGCAGGACTGGCTGAAGAAGTCGGAACGCGACGCCATGAAGTTCCCGGTCCCCCTGGACCCGAAGCCCGCCCCCGGCAAGGAGGGTCAGGTCGGCTACCTGGTCGACGCGGCCAACGCCGAACTGGCCCGCCAGCTCGTCGCCCAGGGCGCCGCCGACGATCTCGAGTCGGCCAACGCCCTGGTGCGCAAGGGCGGCTGGAACATCGAGCTGAACATCGACAAGGGCAAGCAGAAGAAGCTCGAAGAGACGGTCAAGGAACAGCTCACCAGCAAGCTCGACAAGAAGAAGCGCAAGGTCGACGGCAACGTCCAGGCCGGCGCGGTGTCCGTGAACCCGAAGACGGGCGCGGTCGAGGCGATGTACGGCGGCGTGGGCTACACCGACCACTTCGTCAACAACGCCACCCGCACCGACTACCAGCCCGCCTCCACCTTCAAGCCCGTGATCCTCGCCGCGGCCTTCGACGAGAACGCCAAGACCCAGAAGGGCGAGCAGATCACGGCCGACACCATCTACGACGGCACCAGCAAGCGCCCCGTCGTCGGCAGCGACATCGGCTTCGCGCCGGAGAACGAGGACGACCAGGACTACGGCGACGTCACCGTCCAGACGGCGCTGAACCAGTCGATCAACTCCGTCTTCGCGCAGATGGGCGTCGACGTCGGCATGCCCGAGGTGCTGAAGGTCGCCGGCAACCTCGGCATGGACACCAAGGGCCTGAAGGCCGTGCCGGCCCAGACCCTGGGCACCATGAGCGCGAGCCCCCTGCAGATGGCCGGCGTCTACGCCACCCTCGACAACCACGGCAAGAAGGTCACCCCGACGATCATCAAGTCGGCGCAGAACAGCGCCCACCCGTCGTTCAAGCTCGCCAAGGCCATCGGCGGCCAGGTGATCGACAGGGAGGCCGCCGACTCCGTCACCTCGGTCCTCACCGGCGTGGTCGACGACGGCACCGCCAGGAAGTCCGTGCGTGACAACCCGTTGCGCAAGGGCCAGAAGGTGGCCGGCAAGACGGGAACCTCCGACAACAACAAGTCCGCCTGGTTCACCGGCTACACCCCCGACCTGGTGACCTCCGTCGGCCTGTTCGGCGAGGATGCCAAGACCCACGCGCAGGTGCCGCTGACCGGTGCGACGACGGGCCTGACCGGCACCGCGGGCCGGATCAACGGCGGTACCTTCCCGGCGCAGATCTGGGCGACGTACACCTTCGGCGTCTCGACCGAGGTCAGCAAGTTCGACCTGGACACCGACCAGGGCGCGGCGGTCCGCACGGCGCCACCGTCGCCGTCCTCGTCGCCGAAGCCGAGTTCGTCGCCGTCCTCGTCGCCCAAGCCGTCCTCGTCGCCGTCCTCGTCGCCGAAGCCGAGCACGTCGCCGTCCTCGTCGCCGTCCTCGTCGCCGAAGCCGAGCACGTCGCCGACGGGCGGCAACTCCACGGAACCGAGCCCGGACCAACCGCCCACCGGACCGGGTGATCCCGCGAACCCGCTCGTGGGCCAGTAG
- a CDS encoding SPFH domain-containing protein translates to MSAHDPSATAEHTHAADTADAPEMPAPRVHEFPAHSVGGGAALLLGLLGLLAGGGTIAAGAVATAAALKGALIALGIIVAVAAFLAMCGLNTVAPGEARVVQLFGRYRGTIREDGLRWVNPFTSREKISTRVRNHETAVLKVNDAYGNPIELAAVVVWNVKDTAQASFEVDDFLEFVSTQTEAAVRHIAIEYPYDSHDEDGLSLRGNAEEITEKLAVELHARVEAAGVRIIESRFTHLAYAPEIASAMLQRQQAGAVVAARREIVDGAVGMVEAALGRIAEQGIVELDEERKAAMVSNLMVVLCGDRAPQPVLNTGTLYQ, encoded by the coding sequence ATGTCCGCACACGACCCTTCGGCCACCGCCGAGCACACCCACGCCGCCGACACCGCCGACGCGCCCGAGATGCCCGCCCCGCGCGTGCACGAGTTCCCCGCGCACAGCGTGGGCGGCGGGGCCGCGCTGCTGCTCGGCCTGCTCGGCCTGCTGGCCGGCGGCGGGACGATCGCCGCGGGCGCCGTGGCGACCGCGGCCGCCCTCAAGGGCGCGCTGATCGCCCTCGGCATCATCGTCGCGGTGGCCGCGTTCCTCGCCATGTGCGGGCTGAACACGGTGGCGCCGGGCGAGGCCCGCGTGGTGCAGCTCTTCGGCCGCTACCGCGGCACCATCCGCGAGGACGGACTGCGCTGGGTGAACCCGTTCACCTCGCGCGAGAAGATCTCCACCCGGGTCCGCAATCACGAGACGGCCGTGCTCAAGGTCAACGACGCCTACGGCAACCCGATCGAACTCGCCGCGGTCGTGGTGTGGAACGTGAAGGACACCGCGCAGGCCTCCTTCGAGGTGGACGACTTCCTGGAGTTCGTCTCCACCCAGACCGAGGCGGCCGTGCGGCACATCGCCATCGAGTACCCCTACGACTCGCACGACGAGGACGGGCTCTCGCTGCGCGGCAACGCCGAGGAGATCACCGAGAAGCTGGCCGTGGAGCTCCACGCGCGCGTGGAGGCGGCCGGTGTGCGGATCATAGAGTCCCGCTTCACCCACCTCGCCTACGCTCCCGAGATCGCCTCGGCCATGCTCCAGCGCCAGCAGGCGGGCGCGGTGGTCGCGGCCCGGCGGGAGATCGTCGACGGGGCGGTGGGGATGGTCGAGGCCGCGCTCGGCCGGATCGCCGAGCAGGGCATCGTGGAACTGGACGAGGAGCGGAAGGCGGCGATGGTGTCCAACCTGATGGTGGTGCTGTGCGGGGACCGCGCGCCCCAGCCGGTGCTGAACACCGGAACCCTCTACCAGTGA
- a CDS encoding PadR family transcriptional regulator has product MSIGHTLLGLLESGPRHGYDLKRAFDEKFGHDRPLHYGQVYSTMSRLLKNGLVEVDGIEAGGGPERKRYAITDAGITDVERWLATPEKPEPYLQSTLYTKIVLALLTGRDAADILDEQRAEHLRSMRILTDRKRRGDLADQLICDHALFHLEADLRWLELTAARLDRLKATVTA; this is encoded by the coding sequence ATGTCCATCGGTCACACCCTTCTGGGACTCCTGGAGTCCGGCCCCCGCCACGGTTACGACCTGAAGCGGGCCTTCGACGAGAAGTTCGGTCATGACCGGCCGCTGCACTACGGCCAGGTCTATTCGACGATGTCGCGGCTGCTGAAGAACGGCCTGGTCGAGGTCGACGGCATCGAGGCCGGCGGCGGCCCCGAGCGCAAGCGGTACGCGATCACCGACGCCGGGATCACCGACGTCGAGCGGTGGCTCGCCACGCCCGAGAAGCCCGAACCGTACCTGCAGTCCACGCTCTACACGAAGATCGTCCTCGCGCTGCTCACCGGCCGCGACGCCGCCGACATCCTCGACGAGCAGCGTGCGGAGCACCTGCGCAGCATGCGCATCCTGACCGACCGCAAGCGCAGGGGCGATCTGGCCGACCAGCTGATCTGCGACCACGCCCTGTTCCACCTCGAGGCCGATCTGCGCTGGCTGGAACTGACCGCCGCGCGCCTCGACAGACTGAAGGCCACGGTGACCGCATGA
- a CDS encoding ABC transporter ATP-binding protein — protein sequence MNAPGGSLLVAESLRKAYGPTMALDGAEFSIHPGEVVAVMGPSGSGKSTLLHCLAGIVTPDSGSIMYDGHDLATMNDAQRSRLRRSEFGFVFQFGQLVPELTCVENVALPLRLNGTPRKQAERTALSWMERLEVDDLGRKRPGEVSGGQGQRVAVARSLVTSPRMVFADEPTGALDSLNGERVMELLTEAARTANAAVVLVTHEARVAAYSDREIVVRDGRSRDMERVV from the coding sequence ATGAACGCCCCCGGGGGATCCCTGCTCGTCGCCGAGAGCCTGCGCAAGGCCTACGGCCCGACGATGGCGCTGGACGGCGCCGAGTTCTCCATCCACCCCGGCGAGGTCGTCGCGGTGATGGGCCCGTCCGGCTCCGGGAAGTCGACCCTGCTGCACTGCCTCGCCGGCATCGTGACGCCCGACTCCGGGTCGATCATGTACGACGGCCATGACCTCGCCACGATGAACGACGCGCAGCGCAGCCGGCTGCGGCGCTCGGAGTTCGGGTTCGTGTTCCAGTTCGGCCAGCTCGTGCCCGAGCTGACCTGCGTGGAGAACGTGGCGCTGCCGCTGCGGCTGAACGGCACCCCGCGCAAGCAGGCCGAGCGCACCGCGTTGAGCTGGATGGAACGGCTGGAGGTCGACGACCTCGGCAGGAAGCGGCCCGGGGAGGTCTCCGGCGGACAGGGGCAGCGGGTCGCCGTGGCGCGCTCGCTCGTCACCAGCCCCCGCATGGTGTTCGCCGACGAGCCGACCGGCGCGCTGGACTCGCTCAACGGCGAGCGCGTGATGGAGCTGCTCACCGAGGCCGCCCGGACGGCCAACGCGGCCGTCGTCCTGGTCACGCACGAGGCCCGGGTCGCAGCCTACTCGGACCGCGAGATCGTCGTCCGGGACGGTAGGTCGCGGGACATGGAGCGGGTCGTATGA